A DNA window from Lagenorhynchus albirostris chromosome 5, mLagAlb1.1, whole genome shotgun sequence contains the following coding sequences:
- the LOC132520350 gene encoding LOW QUALITY PROTEIN: uncharacterized protein LOC132520350 (The sequence of the model RefSeq protein was modified relative to this genomic sequence to represent the inferred CDS: inserted 2 bases in 1 codon; substituted 2 bases at 2 genomic stop codons), producing the protein RXWVQGATGNKQYSWTTQRTVDLGIGRVTHSFLIIPECPYPLLGRDLLSKVGAQIHFQPEGPTITDNKGRLLQILTMKLEDEYKLYEQPSSSRVNVTDWVTRFPQAWAETAGMGMAKNRPPVLVELKATATPITVRQYPMSREAKDGIRPHIQRLLDLGILIRCQSAWNTPLLPVKKPGTNDYRPVQDLREVNKRVADLHPTVPNPYNLLSTLPPQHTWYTVLDLKDAFFCLRLSPXSQPYFAFEWKDPTSGMSGQLTWTRLPQGFKNSPTIFDEALHQDLALYRESNPQVTLLQYVDDILLAAETQEDCIKGTEKLLTELGTLRYRASAKKAQICQQQVSYLGYLLKGGQRWLTESRKDTVAQIPAPKNARQVREFLGTAGFCRLWIPGFAELASPLYPLTKNSTPFVWGDKEQRAFDQIKRALLSAPALGLPDVTKPFHLYVAENKGIAKGVLTQKLGPWNRPVAYLSKKLDPVASGWPTCLKIIAAVAVLVKDADKLTLGQNLTITAPHALENVVRQPPDRWLTNARMTHYQTLLLNSDRIKFAPATGLNPATLLPDPDLEGSTIIHDCQEVLAAAHGSRPDLMDLPLPDADFTWFTDGSSFLEEGKRRTGAAMVDGKQVIWAAALPQGTSAQXAELIALTRALEMAENKKVNIYTDSRYAFATAHIHGAIYQQRGLLTSGGKEIKNKDEIVALLTALMLPTKVSIIHCPGHQKGNTPIIRGNNMADQVARKIASGEVILGLSDKVPEKPGHDEEIIPATTKGTLSPQQAESMLQQMHRWTHLGTKKMVALLQKAGYETPGMTKLAEQIVQECVPCQQVNAHKGKLETGKRLRGDRPGTYWEVDFTEVRPGRYGNKYLLVFVDTFSGWIEAFPTKKETAAVVAKKILEEIFPRFGAPKVIGSDNGPAFVAQVSQDVARYLGTDWKLHCAYRPQSSGQVERMNRTLKETLTKLSLETGGTDWTVLLPLALFRVRNTPSRYHLTPFEVLYGAPPPLLTLGEEIKPDCQNNTDLYARLLGLQLVQKEIWSQLAEAYQPGTPGETHPFQVGDSVYVRRHRTQTLEPRWKGPYTVLLTTPTAIKVDGIAAWIHASHVKAAPVAASSGWQAQRTDNPLKLKLLRT; encoded by the exons aggtgatgggtacaaggagccactgggaataaacaatattcatggaccacacaaaggacagtagatcttgggattggacgagtaacccattcatttttgattattccggaatgcccctatcctttgctgggaagagatttactctccaaagtaggggctcaaatccactttcagccagaaggtcccaccataactgataataaaggaaggttacttcaaatattgactatgaaattagaagatgaatataaattatacgagCAGCCTTCATCCTCACGAGTTAATGTTACAGATTGGGTAACTCGGTTCCCTCAAGCCTGGGCAGAAACTGCCGGAATGGGGATGGCCAAAAATCGGCCCCCGGTGCTAGTGGAACTCAAGGCAACTGCCACCCCAATAACGGTCCGTCAATACCCCATGAGTAGAGAAGCCAAAGATGGTATCCGTCCCCATATACAGAGGCTACTAGACTTGGGCATCTTAATAAGATGTCAATCAGCATGGAACACCCCTCTCCTGCCGGtaaagaaaccaggaacaaatgattatcggccggtgcaggatctacgagaggtaaacaaacgggtggcagacctccaccccacagttccaaacccttacaacctcctgagcactcttccacctcaacatacgtggtatactgttttggaccttaaagatgcttttttctgtttaagactctcccc gagccaaccctactttgccttcgaatggaaagatccaacatcgggaatgtctggtcagctgacatggacacggctacctcagggatttaagaactccccgaccatctttgatgaagccctccatcaggatttggcattatatagagaatcaaatccccaggtaacattactccaatacgttgatgatattttattagctgctgagacccaagaagattgtatcaagggtactgaaaaactgttaacGGAACTTGGAACCCTGAGATATAGAGCCTCagccaagaaagcacaaatatgccaacaacaggtcagttacctggggtatctattaaaaggggggcaaagatggctcacggagagcagaaaggatacggtggcccaaattccggctcccaaaaacgccaggcaggttagagaatttttggggacggccggattctgtagactatggattccagggtttgctgagctggcatccccattgtaccccctaaccaaaaacagcactcctttcgtttggggcgataaggaacaacgggcttttgaccaaatcaaacgagctttactttcagctccagccctaggactgccagatgtaaccaaaccttttcatttatatgtggccgaaaataagggcattgcaaaaggagtattgactcagaaattgggtccctggaatcgcccagttgcttatttgtcaaaaaaattggaCCCTGTGGCATCAGGATGGCCCACCTGTTTAAAGATAATCGCTGCAGTAGCCGTTCTAGTCAAAGATGCTGACAAActaactttaggacaaaatctaacgataacagctcctcatgccctggaaaatgtagtccGTCAACCACCGGATAGGTGGCTAACTAATGCCAGGATGACCCATTACCAAACCCTGTTGCTAAACTCAGATCGCATCAAGtttgctccagccacaggacTCAATCCAGCCACCTTGCTACCTGATCCTGACTTGGAAGGCTCCACCATCATACATGATTGTCAGGAAGTACTGGCCGCAGCACACGGCAGTAGGCCAGATCTGatggacctgcccctccctgatgctgatttcacctggttcacggatgggagcagtttcctggaggaaggtaaGCGTCGAACTGGGGCAGCCATGGTAGACGGAAAACAAGTCATATGGGCAGCGGCGCTACCACAAGGGACCTCAGCCCAATgagctgaattaattgccctgacgagggcattagagatggcagagaataaaaaagtaaacatctacaCAGACAGTAGATATGCGTTTGCTACCGCTCATATCCACGGTGCCATTTACCAACAGAGAGGGCTACTAACTTCAggtggcaaagaaattaaaaacaaagacgaaatcgtggctttgttgactgcactcatgcttcctactaaagtcagtatcatccactgccctggacatcaaaaaggaaataccccaataattaggggaaataatATGGCTGACCAAGTGGCCCGAAAAATAGCATCGGGAGAAGTCATTTTAGGActgtcagataaagttcctgaaaaaccaggccacgatgaagaaatcatcccggccacaacaaaaggaactttgtcccctcagcaagcagaatccatgttacaacagatgcacagatggaCACATTTGGGGACTAAAAAGATGGTAGCCTTGTTACAAAAAGCCGGGTACGAAACCCCTGGAATGACAAAATTAGCTGAACAAATTGTGCAGGAATGCGTCCCATGTCAACAGGTAAATGCTCACAAAGGGAAACTTGAAACTGGAAAGAGACTCAGGGGGGACCGCCCAGGAACTTACTGGGAAGTGGACTTTACCGAAGTGCGTCCTGGAAGGTAcggtaataaataccttttagtttttgtagacactttttcaggatggatagaggctttcccaacaaagaaagaaacagctgctgtagtagccaagaagattttagaagaaatttttcctcgatttggagcaccaaaggtaatagggtctgataatggtccagccttcgtcgcccaggtaagtcaggatgtggccagatatttggggactgattggaaattacattgtgcatatagaccccagagttcaggtcaggtagaaagaatgaatagaactctaaaagagaccctaaccaaattgtccttggagactggcggtacagattggacggtgctccttcctttagccctgttccgggttaggaatacaccttcccggtaccatcttactccttttgaggtgctatacggggccccacctccccttctcaccttaggagaagaaataaaaccagactgtcaaaataacactgacttgTATGCTAGGCTATTGGGACTCCAACTGGTCCAAAAGGAGATATGGTCCCAACTCGCCGAGGCCTACCAACCGGGAACACCGGGAGAAACTCATCCTTTCCAAGTCGGGGACTCCGTATACGTCCGTCGTCATCGAACCCAGACGTTGGAACCTCGatggaaaggaccatacaccGTCCTCCTAACCACCCCAACGGCCATAAAAGTGGACGGCATCGCTGCCTGGATCCATGCTTCACACGTGAAAGCTGCACCAGTGGCGGCATCATCAGGATGGCAGGCCCAAAGAACCGACAACCCGCTCAAACTCAAGCTTCTACGAACCTAG